A part of Anas acuta chromosome 26, bAnaAcu1.1, whole genome shotgun sequence genomic DNA contains:
- the NCLN gene encoding BOS complex subunit NCLN, producing the protein MLEEAGEVLESVLKASCLPLSFLLFVPAVLLLLGPPPAAEAAHEFTVYRMQQYELGGQPYGTRSAVLNTEARTVEADVLSRRCVMMRLVDFSYEQYQKALRQSAGAVVIILPRSISSVPQDVVRQFMEIEPEMLAMETIVPVYFAVEDEELLSIYEQTRAASASQGSASAAEVLLHTATANGFQMVTSGAQSKAINDWLIPSVEGRLTGLGGEDLPTVVIVAHYDSFGVAPWLSHGADSNGSGISVLLELARLFSRLYTYRRTHAGYNLLFFASGGGKFNYQGTKRWLEDNLDHTDSSLLQDNVAFVLCLDTLGRGNSLHLHVSKPPKEGTLQHAFLRELELVVASQFPEVKFSMVHKKINLAEDMLAWEHERFAIRRLPAFTISHLESHRDSLRNSIMDRRARVDTKALTRNTRIIAEALTRVIYNLTDKGAPADLQIFTDQMQIQQEQLESVMDWLSSQPRAAQLIDKDSTFLSTLEYYMGRYLKDVKQHHVKADKRDPEFVFYDQLKQVMNAYRVKPAIFDLLLAVCIAAYLGVAYVAVQHFGLLYKMIQRLSLKTKQQ; encoded by the exons ATGCTGGAGGAGGCGGGCGAGGTGCTGGAGTCGGTGCTGAAGGCCTCGTGCCTGCCGCTCAGCTTCCTGCTCTTCGTGCCCGccgtgctcctgctgctgggcccgccgcccgccgccgagGCCGCCCACGAGTTCACGGTGTACCGCATGCAGCAGTACGAGCTGGGCGGGCAGCCCTACG GCACCAGGAGTGCCGTGCTTAACACGGAGGCCCGCACAGTAGAAGCGGATGTGCTCAGCCGCCGCTGTGTCATGATGCGGCTGGTGGATTTCTCCTATGAGCAGTACCAGAAGGCTCTTCGCCAGtcagctggggctgtggtgaTCATCTTGCCACGGTCTATTTCTTCTGTCCCACAGGATGTCGTAAGG CAATTCATGGAGATAGAGCCAGAAATGCTTGCTATGGAAACCATTGTGCCAGTCTACTTTGCAGTGGAAGATGAAGAGCTGCTATCTATCTATGAACAAACACGGGCTGCTTCTGCATCACAGGGATCTGCCTCAGCTGCGGAAG TTTTGCTGCACACTGCAACTGCCAATGGCTTCCAGATGGTGACCAGTGGGGCTCAGAGCAAAGCCATCAATGACTGGCTTATACCCAGCGTAGAG GGAAGGCTGACGGGGCTGGGTGGAGAAGATCTACCCACTGTTGTGATAGTTGCGCACTATGATTCCTTCGGAGTGGCCCCA TGGCTGTCACACGGTGCTGACTCCAATGGCAGTGGTatttcagtgctgctggaaTTAGCCAGGCTGTTCTCACGGCTCTACACTTACAGACGAACTCATGCTGG GTATAACTTACTATTCTTTGCATCTGGAGGTGGCAAGTTTAATTATCAAGGAACCAAGCGATGGCTGGAAGACAATTTGGACCACACTG ATTCCAGCCTGTTGCAGGACAATGTAGCATTTGTTCTCTGCCTTGACACTCTAGGCCGAGGCAATAGCCTTCATCTTCATGTCTCCAAGCCTCCCAAAGAAGGGACCTTACAGCATGCGTTTCTGAGAGAACTGGAGCTG GTTGTTGCCAGCCAGTTCCCAGAAGTGAAGTTTTCCATGGTGCACAAGAAGATAAACTTGGCTGAGGACATGCTGGCATGGGAACACGAGCGTTTTGCGATCCGACGCTTGCCAGCGTTCACCATCTCCCATTTGGAGAGCCACCGGGACAGTCTGCGCAACAGCATCATGGACAGGAG GGCACGAGTAGACACTAAGGCACTAACCAGGAACACTAGGATCATTGCTGAGGCTTTGACAAGGGTCATCTACAACTTGACAGACAAG gGAGCACCTGCAGATCTGCAGATCTTCACAGATCAGATG cagatcCAGCAGGAGCAACTTGAATCAGTGATGGACTGGCTGAGCAGTCAGCCCAGGGCTGCTCAGCTGATTGATAAAGACAGCACCTTTCTCAGCACCTTAGAATATTATATGGGTCGCTACCTGAAAGATGTCAAACAGCATCATGTAAAGGCAGACAAACG GGACCCAGAGTTTGTTTTCTATGACCAGCTGAAACAGGTGATGAATGCGTACAG GGTAAAGCCAGCGATCTTTGACCTCCTCCTGGCTGTCTGTATTGCAGCCTACCTTGGTGTTGCCTACGTTGCAGTGCAG CATTTTGGCCTCCTTTACAAGATGATACAGAGATTATCCCTTAAAACCAAGCAGCAGTGA